In Paenarthrobacter sp. GOM3, a single window of DNA contains:
- the galE gene encoding UDP-glucose 4-epimerase GalE — protein sequence MKILVTGGTGYIGSHTVLSLQEAGHDVVVLDNLVNSSEESLRRVSELTGKSAAFHKIDLVDEPAVEAVFDQHQIDAVIHFAGLKAVGESVQEPLAYYYNNIVGTLNLLRAMDKHDVRSIVFSSSATVYGEHNPIPYIEKMEIGANNPYGRTKEQIEDILSDLGNADDRWHIALLRYFNPVGAHPSGRIGEDPQGIPNNLVPFIAQVAVGRREKLMVFGGDYDTPDGTAQRDYIHVVDLADGHVAALNYIAERAGVRRWNLGSGRGSSVLEVLRSFEKAVGQPIPYEITGRRAGDLPAFWADASSALADLGWSTTKTVDQMCEDHWRWQKNNPYGYNAS from the coding sequence ATGAAAATTCTTGTCACGGGTGGCACCGGCTACATCGGTTCCCACACCGTTTTGTCCCTTCAGGAAGCCGGCCACGACGTCGTCGTACTGGATAACCTGGTGAATTCAAGCGAGGAATCCCTCCGCCGGGTCTCGGAGCTGACCGGCAAGAGTGCCGCTTTCCACAAGATTGACCTGGTGGACGAGCCGGCCGTCGAAGCCGTTTTCGACCAGCACCAGATCGACGCCGTGATCCACTTCGCCGGGCTGAAGGCAGTGGGCGAGTCGGTTCAGGAGCCATTGGCCTATTACTACAACAACATTGTGGGCACGCTGAACCTGCTCCGGGCCATGGACAAGCACGACGTCCGCTCCATCGTCTTCAGCTCCTCCGCAACCGTATACGGCGAGCACAACCCGATCCCCTACATCGAGAAGATGGAAATCGGCGCCAACAACCCTTACGGTCGCACCAAGGAACAGATCGAGGACATCCTCTCGGACCTGGGCAACGCGGATGACCGCTGGCATATCGCACTGCTGCGCTATTTCAACCCGGTGGGCGCCCACCCGTCGGGCCGCATCGGCGAGGACCCCCAGGGCATTCCCAACAACCTCGTGCCGTTCATCGCGCAGGTGGCCGTGGGACGCCGGGAGAAGCTCATGGTGTTCGGCGGAGACTACGACACCCCTGACGGCACCGCACAGCGCGATTACATCCACGTGGTGGACCTCGCGGACGGCCACGTGGCGGCCCTGAACTACATTGCCGAACGTGCAGGCGTTCGCCGCTGGAACCTCGGCTCGGGCCGCGGCTCCTCCGTCCTGGAAGTCCTGCGCTCCTTCGAGAAGGCCGTGGGACAGCCGATCCCCTATGAGATCACGGGCCGCCGCGCAGGCGACCTTCCCGCCTTCTGGGCCGACGCTTCCTCCGCCTTGGCTGACCTTGGCTGGTCCACCACCAAGACAGTGGACCAGATGTGCGAGGACCACTGGCGCTGGCAGAAGAACAACCCCTACGGGTACAACGCCTCCTGA
- a CDS encoding IS30 family transposase gives MSRSEAISAVGVNPKTAREWERGIRKSGGRRIYPDGRVVDYKRGVTTMTSSTGITETALVPVAALEKPIDPRYLNVQERELIRDLQAAGSSLRAIAHILGRSPSTVSRELARNTDPHMGYLPHGAHRRALLRRARPKTAKLVDESELRDYVKDKLLIRWSPEQISNTLIEEFPNNPEMRVSPETIYQALYIQARGGLKREVQAALRTGRSRRKPHTTGEQRTPRFVDPMVMISERPPEIEDRAVPGHWEGDLITGANNQSAIATLVERTTRYVMLVHLPGDHTAGTVRDGLIKTMATLPAHLRGSLTWDQGSEMAAHKSFTLATDMQVYFCDPASPWQRGSNENTNGLLRQYFPKGTDLSVYGPEDLEHVAQELNGRPRKTLGWKTPAERLRDLLLTT, from the coding sequence ATGAGCCGAAGCGAAGCCATCTCCGCCGTGGGCGTCAATCCCAAGACCGCCCGGGAGTGGGAGCGCGGGATCCGGAAGTCCGGCGGGCGACGCATTTATCCTGATGGGCGCGTAGTCGACTACAAACGTGGTGTGACCACCATGACCTCTTCGACCGGCATAACCGAAACGGCGCTGGTGCCGGTCGCGGCCTTAGAGAAGCCCATCGACCCGCGATACCTCAATGTTCAGGAACGGGAACTGATCCGGGATCTGCAAGCGGCGGGATCCTCGCTCAGGGCGATAGCCCATATCCTGGGCCGATCGCCCTCAACAGTCAGCCGCGAGTTGGCTCGAAATACTGATCCCCACATGGGCTATCTGCCCCACGGGGCACACCGGCGAGCCTTGCTCCGGCGGGCACGTCCCAAGACCGCCAAACTGGTCGATGAATCGGAGTTGCGGGACTATGTCAAGGACAAGCTGCTCATACGCTGGTCTCCGGAACAGATCAGCAACACGCTGATCGAAGAGTTCCCCAACAACCCGGAGATGCGCGTGAGCCCAGAAACCATTTATCAAGCCCTCTACATCCAGGCCAGGGGCGGACTCAAACGCGAAGTACAGGCAGCGCTGCGCACCGGACGGAGCCGCCGCAAACCACACACGACCGGCGAACAACGCACACCACGGTTCGTGGACCCTATGGTCATGATCTCCGAGCGTCCACCCGAAATCGAAGACCGCGCCGTACCGGGCCATTGGGAGGGCGACCTCATTACCGGCGCCAATAACCAGTCCGCGATCGCGACGCTGGTCGAACGCACCACCCGCTACGTCATGCTCGTCCACCTCCCCGGCGACCACACCGCCGGAACCGTCCGGGACGGCCTCATAAAAACCATGGCCACCCTACCGGCCCACCTACGCGGATCCCTGACCTGGGACCAGGGCTCGGAAATGGCCGCCCACAAATCCTTCACCCTCGCCACCGACATGCAGGTCTACTTCTGCGACCCTGCCAGCCCCTGGCAACGCGGCTCAAACGAAAACACCAACGGACTGCTGCGCCAATACTTCCCCAAAGGCACCGACCTGTCCGTCTACGGACCCGAAGACCTCGAACACGTCGCCCAGGAACTCAACGGCCGCCCACGTAAAACGCTCGGCTGGAAGACTCCAGCCGAGCGTTTACGTGATCTACTTCTAACCACCTAA
- a CDS encoding citrate synthase produces the protein MTETTSATLRHAGGELELPRIKVVEGNEGYDVSKLLKQTGAVAYDPGFMNTAATTSAITYIDGDAGILRYRGYPIEQLAQHSSFLEVSYLLIYGNLPTPTELEEFDQKIRRHTLLHEELKGFFGGFPRDAHPMPVLSSAVSALSTFYQDSLDPFNAEHVEVSTIRLMAKLPVIAAYAHKKSIGQPMLYPDNSMNLVENFLRLSFGLPAEQYEMDPVVVKALDLLLILHADHEQNCSTSTVRLVGSSNANLFASVSAGINALFGPAHGGANEAVLKMLRQIQADGIKPEDYMEKVKNKEDGVRLMGFGHRVYKNYDPRAKIIKATAHEVLGKLGGNDELLDIAMRLEEKALADDYFIQRKLYPNVDFYTGLIYKAMGFPEKMFTVLFAIGRLPGWIAQWREMINDPQTKIGRPRQLYTGEPERNYPAN, from the coding sequence ATGACTGAGACCACCAGCGCGACACTGCGCCATGCCGGCGGCGAACTCGAACTGCCGCGTATCAAGGTTGTAGAAGGAAACGAAGGCTACGACGTTTCCAAGCTGCTGAAGCAGACGGGCGCCGTTGCCTATGACCCCGGCTTCATGAACACAGCGGCCACCACCTCGGCCATCACTTACATCGACGGCGACGCAGGCATCCTGCGCTACCGCGGTTACCCCATCGAGCAGCTCGCGCAGCACTCGAGCTTCCTCGAAGTTTCCTACCTGCTGATCTACGGCAACCTTCCCACCCCGACGGAGTTGGAAGAGTTCGATCAGAAGATCCGCCGCCACACGCTCCTGCACGAAGAACTCAAGGGGTTCTTCGGCGGGTTCCCGCGCGACGCCCACCCCATGCCGGTGCTTTCCTCGGCCGTTTCCGCGCTGTCCACGTTCTACCAGGACTCGCTGGATCCCTTTAACGCGGAGCACGTGGAAGTTTCCACCATCCGCCTCATGGCCAAACTCCCGGTCATCGCCGCTTACGCGCACAAGAAGTCCATCGGCCAGCCGATGCTGTACCCGGACAACTCCATGAACCTGGTAGAGAACTTCCTGCGCCTGAGCTTCGGCCTTCCCGCCGAGCAGTATGAAATGGATCCGGTGGTGGTCAAGGCCCTGGACCTCCTGCTCATCCTTCACGCTGACCACGAGCAGAACTGTTCCACGTCCACCGTGCGCCTGGTGGGTTCGTCCAACGCGAACCTCTTCGCCTCGGTCTCCGCCGGTATCAACGCCCTCTTCGGCCCCGCCCACGGTGGCGCCAACGAAGCAGTGCTGAAGATGCTCCGCCAGATCCAGGCCGACGGCATCAAGCCCGAGGACTACATGGAGAAGGTCAAGAACAAGGAAGACGGCGTCCGCCTCATGGGCTTCGGACACCGTGTCTACAAGAACTACGACCCCCGCGCCAAGATCATCAAGGCAACGGCACACGAAGTTCTTGGCAAGCTCGGCGGCAACGACGAACTCCTGGACATTGCCATGCGCCTCGAAGAGAAGGCCCTCGCGGACGACTACTTCATCCAGCGCAAGCTGTACCCGAACGTCGACTTCTACACGGGCCTGATCTACAAGGCCATGGGCTTCCCCGAGAAGATGTTCACCGTCCTGTTCGCCATCGGCCGCCTCCCGGGCTGGATTGCCCAATGGCGCGAAATGATCAACGATCCCCAGACCAAGATCGGCCGCCCGCGGCAGCTCTACACAGGGGAACCGGAGCGCAACTACCCGGCCAACTAG
- the dapC gene encoding succinyldiaminopimelate transaminase, with protein sequence MISAAPAFGLNLPDYPWEAMAPYVATASKHPGGAVNLSIGTPVDPTPGLIREALANASDAHGYPTVHGTEALRQAVVDWFASRRGVHGLDPKDVMPTVGSKEMVAWLPFLLGLSAGDVVVRPTVAYPTYDIGASLAGATAVAADDLDALDPATRAKVRLIWINSPGNPTGSVRDVESLRRIVAQAREIGAVVASDECYAELGWGEWDAQRGGEAVPSILDPRVSGGSTDGLLSVYSLSKQSNLAGYRAAFVAGDSAIMANLVNSRKHAGMIVPYPVQEAMRVALGDVSHVLAQKDLYRGRRERLVPALEKFGLDIQESKAGLYLWSTAGEPTWDTVARFAELGIVVGPGVFYGDAGNGFIRVALTGSDERIDAAVERLGTGS encoded by the coding sequence TTGATTTCCGCGGCGCCGGCTTTCGGCCTGAACCTGCCTGACTATCCGTGGGAGGCCATGGCGCCTTACGTTGCCACCGCTTCCAAGCACCCTGGCGGCGCAGTGAATCTTTCCATCGGTACGCCGGTGGATCCCACTCCCGGGTTGATTCGTGAGGCGCTGGCCAACGCGTCAGACGCGCATGGTTACCCGACTGTCCACGGCACTGAGGCGCTTCGCCAGGCAGTGGTGGACTGGTTCGCGAGCAGGCGAGGCGTGCATGGTCTGGACCCCAAGGATGTCATGCCGACCGTCGGGTCGAAGGAGATGGTGGCCTGGCTGCCATTCCTCCTCGGTCTGAGCGCCGGCGATGTCGTTGTGCGCCCCACGGTTGCCTACCCGACCTACGACATCGGCGCCTCGCTGGCTGGCGCCACGGCGGTCGCCGCGGACGACCTCGATGCCTTGGATCCCGCCACCCGCGCGAAGGTCCGGCTGATCTGGATCAATTCGCCGGGCAACCCCACAGGAAGCGTCCGGGACGTTGAGTCGCTGCGCCGGATCGTGGCCCAGGCCCGCGAAATTGGCGCAGTGGTGGCTTCGGATGAATGCTACGCCGAGCTCGGTTGGGGTGAATGGGATGCCCAGCGCGGGGGAGAAGCTGTGCCCAGCATCCTGGATCCCCGCGTTTCGGGCGGTTCCACGGACGGTTTGCTCAGTGTGTATTCGCTGAGCAAACAGTCGAACCTCGCCGGGTACCGTGCAGCCTTTGTCGCCGGTGACTCCGCCATCATGGCCAATCTGGTCAACAGCCGGAAGCATGCCGGCATGATCGTTCCGTACCCCGTCCAGGAAGCCATGCGTGTGGCACTGGGTGATGTCAGCCATGTCCTCGCCCAAAAGGACCTGTACCGCGGCCGTCGCGAACGGCTGGTCCCGGCGCTGGAAAAGTTCGGGCTGGACATCCAGGAGTCCAAGGCCGGACTGTACCTCTGGTCCACGGCGGGCGAACCTACATGGGACACCGTGGCGCGGTTCGCGGAGCTGGGAATCGTGGTCGGACCGGGAGTTTTCTACGGAGATGCAGGAAACGGCTTCATTCGCGTCGCGCTCACGGGCAGCGACGAACGGATTGATGCCGCCGTGGAGCGCTTGGGTACGGGCTCATAA
- the fdxA gene encoding ferredoxin, protein MTYVIAQPCVDVKDKACIEECPVDCIYEGERSLYIHPDECVDCGACEPVCPVEAIYYEDDTPEEWADYYKANVEFFDDLGSPGGAAKVGNTGKDHPFIAALPPQNQDH, encoded by the coding sequence GTGACGTACGTAATCGCGCAGCCGTGTGTGGATGTCAAGGACAAGGCATGTATTGAGGAATGCCCTGTCGACTGCATTTACGAAGGTGAGCGTTCCCTCTATATCCACCCCGATGAATGCGTCGACTGTGGTGCCTGTGAACCCGTGTGCCCTGTTGAGGCCATCTACTACGAGGATGACACCCCCGAAGAGTGGGCCGACTACTACAAGGCCAACGTCGAGTTCTTCGATGATCTCGGTTCGCCGGGTGGAGCCGCCAAGGTGGGTAACACGGGCAAGGACCACCCCTTCATTGCCGCACTGCCCCCGCAGAACCAAGACCACTAA
- the typA gene encoding translational GTPase TypA: MSETITNTASRSDLRNVAIVAHVDHGKTTLVDAMLKQTNSFASHGEVEDRVMDSGDLEREKGITILAKNTTVAYNGPSSNGETITINVIDTPGHADFGGEVERGLSMVDGVVLLVDSSEGPLPQTRFVLRKALAAHLPVILLVNKTDRPDARIDEVVHESMDLLLGLASDLADEVPDLDLDKVLEVPVVYAAAKVGRASLDQPANGSAPENEDLEPLFKTIIEHIPAPTYNPDGVLQAHVTNLDASPFLGRLALLRIYNGTLRKGQTVAWARANGELKNVKITELLATKALTRVPAESAGPGEIVAVAGIEEITIGETLTDAENPQPLPLITVDDPAISMTIGINTSPLAGKVKGAKVTARQVKDRLDKELIGNVSIKVLPTERPDAWEVQGRGELALAILVEQMRREGFELTVGKPQVVTKTIDGKLHEPMEHMTIDVPEEYLGAVTQLMAARKGRMTNMANHGTGWCRMEFIVPARGLIGFRTRFLTDTRGAGIAASISEGYEPWAGPIEYRTNGSMIADRAGVVTPFAMINLQERGSFFVKPTSEVYEGMIVGENSRADDMDVNITKEKKLTNMRAASSDTFENLTPPRDLTLEESLEFAREDECVEVTPESIRIRKVILDSNERAKANRARAKS; encoded by the coding sequence ATGTCTGAAACCATCACCAACACTGCGTCGCGGAGCGATCTGCGCAACGTCGCGATCGTCGCACACGTTGACCACGGTAAGACCACCCTGGTCGACGCCATGCTCAAGCAGACCAACTCCTTCGCTTCCCATGGTGAGGTTGAGGACCGCGTCATGGACTCCGGTGACCTGGAGCGCGAAAAGGGCATCACCATTCTCGCGAAGAACACCACGGTCGCTTACAACGGCCCGTCGTCCAATGGCGAAACCATCACCATCAACGTCATCGACACCCCCGGCCACGCCGACTTCGGTGGCGAGGTTGAGCGCGGACTGTCCATGGTTGACGGCGTTGTCCTGCTGGTCGACTCCTCCGAAGGCCCCTTGCCGCAGACCCGCTTCGTGCTCCGCAAGGCCCTTGCAGCGCACCTGCCGGTCATCCTCCTGGTCAACAAGACCGACCGTCCCGACGCCCGCATCGACGAGGTAGTCCACGAGTCCATGGACCTGCTCCTGGGCCTCGCCTCCGACCTCGCCGACGAAGTTCCTGACCTGGACCTCGACAAGGTCCTCGAAGTTCCCGTCGTTTACGCCGCCGCCAAGGTTGGCCGCGCATCCCTGGACCAGCCCGCCAACGGCTCGGCACCGGAGAACGAGGACCTCGAGCCCCTCTTCAAGACCATCATCGAGCACATCCCGGCTCCGACGTACAACCCGGACGGCGTGCTGCAGGCACACGTGACCAACCTGGACGCCTCGCCGTTCCTTGGCCGCCTCGCCCTGCTCCGCATCTACAACGGAACCCTCCGCAAGGGCCAGACCGTTGCCTGGGCCCGTGCCAACGGTGAGCTCAAGAACGTCAAGATCACCGAACTGCTTGCCACCAAGGCTCTCACCCGTGTTCCCGCCGAATCCGCAGGCCCGGGCGAAATCGTCGCAGTGGCCGGCATCGAGGAAATCACCATTGGTGAAACCCTCACGGATGCCGAGAACCCGCAGCCGCTGCCGCTGATCACCGTGGATGATCCCGCGATCTCCATGACCATCGGTATCAACACCTCGCCGCTGGCCGGCAAGGTCAAGGGCGCCAAGGTGACGGCCCGTCAGGTGAAGGATCGCCTGGACAAGGAACTGATCGGTAACGTCTCCATCAAGGTCCTCCCCACCGAGCGTCCCGACGCCTGGGAAGTCCAGGGCCGTGGCGAGCTCGCGCTGGCCATCCTGGTTGAGCAGATGCGTCGTGAAGGCTTTGAGCTGACCGTGGGCAAGCCGCAGGTTGTCACCAAGACCATCGACGGCAAGCTGCACGAGCCGATGGAACACATGACCATCGACGTGCCTGAGGAATACCTTGGCGCCGTCACGCAGCTCATGGCTGCCCGTAAGGGCCGCATGACCAACATGGCCAACCACGGCACCGGCTGGTGCCGCATGGAGTTCATCGTCCCCGCGCGTGGCCTGATTGGTTTCCGTACCCGGTTCCTGACGGACACCCGTGGCGCTGGTATTGCTGCTTCCATCTCCGAGGGCTACGAGCCGTGGGCCGGACCGATCGAATACCGTACCAACGGTTCCATGATCGCCGACCGCGCCGGTGTTGTTACGCCATTCGCCATGATCAACCTGCAGGAGCGCGGTTCCTTCTTCGTGAAGCCCACCTCCGAGGTTTACGAAGGCATGATCGTCGGCGAGAACTCCCGCGCTGATGACATGGACGTCAACATCACCAAGGAAAAGAAGCTCACCAACATGCGTGCCGCTTCCTCCGACACCTTCGAGAACCTGACGCCGCCGCGCGACCTCACCCTCGAAGAGTCCCTCGAATTCGCCCGCGAAGACGAGTGCGTCGAGGTCACCCCGGAATCCATCCGTATCCGTAAGGTCATCCTGGACTCCAACGAGCGCGCCAAGGCCAACCGCGCCCGCGCCAAGTCCTAG
- a CDS encoding SGNH/GDSL hydrolase family protein produces the protein MRKAPATFRMLAPLIAVGVLLVGCGQNQTPLESVPTRSAAPGPAPTSAAEKPLRSAPSPSALNLPVGSLYKNPANNRNELVLADVRHTAVLIGDSQAMPKDSWPQQGVAALGYKLHVVGMGGTGFVATNGKTGNYIDALQRGDWVLPYGEPPLIVIEGGGNDATQRATDAQITSNAERLLAALTKRYPGSKLAMIGTLARGANYGGARRTEVDALVGRIAAKHGIPFVSAGDWLTRYNAVGDLQDGVHLKPAGHAKLGAVLARELTALGLTARPDGEAATPAQ, from the coding sequence ATGCGCAAAGCCCCGGCAACGTTCCGCATGCTCGCACCATTGATCGCCGTCGGCGTTCTACTGGTGGGCTGCGGACAGAACCAAACACCCCTAGAGTCTGTCCCAACGCGCTCAGCCGCGCCCGGGCCAGCCCCGACGTCCGCGGCGGAAAAGCCACTCCGATCGGCGCCCTCGCCCTCTGCACTGAACCTGCCTGTCGGTTCCCTCTACAAGAACCCTGCGAACAACCGCAATGAACTGGTACTGGCCGACGTCCGCCACACCGCAGTATTGATCGGCGATTCTCAGGCCATGCCCAAAGACTCCTGGCCGCAGCAGGGCGTTGCCGCCCTGGGATACAAGCTGCACGTCGTGGGCATGGGCGGGACAGGTTTTGTTGCCACCAACGGCAAGACGGGCAATTACATTGACGCGCTTCAGCGTGGCGACTGGGTGCTCCCCTATGGCGAGCCTCCCCTCATCGTCATTGAGGGTGGCGGCAACGACGCCACCCAGCGGGCCACCGATGCCCAGATCACCAGCAATGCGGAGCGGCTTCTGGCGGCACTGACCAAGCGCTACCCGGGCTCCAAGCTCGCCATGATCGGTACCCTGGCCCGCGGAGCCAACTACGGCGGCGCCCGACGCACCGAGGTGGACGCACTCGTGGGCAGGATCGCAGCAAAGCACGGCATTCCCTTCGTCAGCGCCGGCGACTGGCTCACCCGATACAACGCCGTGGGAGATCTCCAGGATGGCGTCCACCTGAAACCCGCAGGACACGCGAAGCTGGGGGCCGTCCTGGCGCGTGAACTGACCGCACTGGGCCTCACAGCGCGTCCTGACGGTGAAGCTGCGACACCGGCGCAGTAG
- a CDS encoding dipeptide ABC transporter ATP-binding protein — MTSANIRIDEATAPVRPILEIKDLAITFKTGSGEVKAVKNAHLTIMPGETVAIVGESGSGKSTTALAAIGLLPNNGRVSSGQILLDGEDIAHAPEKRMIELRGSHIGMVPQDPMSNLNPVWKIGYQVRETLKANGRPDGPEDVARVLAEAGLPDAARRAKQYPHEFSGGMRQRALIAIGLSCQPKLLIADEPTSALDVTVQRRILDHLDKMTTELGTSVLLITHDLGLAAERADKVIVMYQGNVVEAGPSLELLRNPQHPYTRRLVESAPSLASRRIQVAKEQGVEAEDLLAPVAVAKEHSTDELLQIKNLRKIYKLRQGLGQTSDFAAVDDVSFAVKRGTTTAIVGESGSGKSTVAKMVLQLEKPTEGQIVFDGVDTAGLKGKELFKFRRRVQPIFQDPYGSLDPMYNIFRTIEEPLRVHKIGNAASREKKVRELLDQVALPQSMMQRYPNELSGGQRQRIAIARALALDPEVIICDEAVSALDVLVQAQVLNLLADLQDNLGLTYLFITHDLAVVRQIADHVCVMEKGKLVETGSTDGVFDSPREAYTQALLDAIPGGSLLLPPAVA; from the coding sequence ATGACTTCTGCCAACATCAGAATTGATGAAGCCACGGCACCAGTACGGCCGATCCTGGAGATCAAGGACCTGGCCATCACCTTCAAGACCGGTTCCGGTGAGGTCAAGGCGGTAAAGAACGCGCACTTGACCATCATGCCGGGCGAGACTGTCGCCATCGTGGGTGAGTCGGGTTCAGGTAAATCGACGACGGCACTGGCCGCCATCGGCTTGTTGCCCAACAACGGTCGCGTCTCAAGCGGGCAGATTCTGCTCGACGGCGAAGACATCGCCCATGCGCCGGAAAAGCGCATGATCGAACTCCGTGGCAGCCACATCGGCATGGTTCCCCAGGATCCCATGTCCAACCTGAACCCGGTCTGGAAGATCGGTTACCAGGTTCGTGAAACCCTGAAGGCCAACGGTCGTCCGGACGGACCTGAGGACGTTGCCCGCGTCCTTGCCGAGGCCGGCCTTCCTGATGCTGCACGGCGTGCCAAGCAGTATCCGCACGAGTTCTCGGGCGGTATGCGTCAGCGCGCTCTTATCGCCATCGGTTTGAGCTGCCAGCCCAAGCTCCTGATCGCCGATGAGCCCACGTCCGCTTTGGACGTCACGGTTCAACGCCGGATCCTGGACCACCTCGACAAGATGACTACCGAACTCGGTACCTCGGTGCTGCTCATCACCCACGACCTCGGCCTTGCTGCTGAGCGCGCGGACAAAGTCATCGTGATGTATCAGGGCAATGTGGTGGAGGCAGGACCTTCCCTGGAGCTGCTCCGCAACCCGCAGCACCCCTATACCCGTCGCCTCGTTGAGTCGGCACCTTCGCTGGCCTCGCGCCGGATCCAGGTTGCGAAGGAACAGGGCGTGGAAGCGGAGGACTTGCTGGCTCCTGTGGCTGTTGCCAAGGAACACTCCACGGATGAACTACTCCAGATCAAGAACCTGCGCAAGATCTACAAGTTGCGCCAGGGCCTCGGTCAGACTTCTGACTTCGCTGCAGTTGACGATGTCAGCTTTGCGGTAAAGCGGGGGACCACGACTGCCATTGTGGGGGAGTCGGGTTCGGGTAAGTCCACTGTGGCCAAAATGGTTCTCCAGCTGGAAAAGCCCACAGAGGGTCAGATCGTTTTCGACGGAGTGGACACGGCGGGGCTGAAGGGCAAAGAACTCTTCAAATTCCGCCGTCGTGTGCAGCCTATCTTCCAAGACCCGTATGGTTCCTTGGACCCGATGTACAACATCTTCAGGACCATTGAAGAACCATTGCGGGTACACAAGATCGGTAACGCCGCCAGCCGAGAGAAGAAGGTGCGCGAGCTGCTGGACCAGGTGGCACTCCCTCAGTCCATGATGCAGAGGTACCCCAATGAGCTCTCAGGAGGCCAGCGGCAGCGTATTGCCATTGCACGTGCACTGGCTCTCGATCCTGAAGTGATCATCTGTGATGAGGCCGTCTCGGCTTTGGACGTCCTGGTCCAAGCACAGGTGCTCAACCTTCTGGCCGACCTTCAGGACAACCTGGGCCTGACGTACTTGTTCATCACCCACGACCTCGCCGTTGTGCGCCAGATCGCGGACCACGTCTGTGTCATGGAAAAGGGCAAGCTTGTTGAGACCGGCAGCACGGACGGTGTCTTCGACAGTCCGCGTGAGGCTTACACCCAGGCTCTCCTGGATGCCATTCCCGGTGGGTCGCTATTGTTGCCTCCCGCGGTTGCCTGA
- a CDS encoding ABC transporter permease — MTSNTEHFVAPVEETPLLATDAVKTDQAPLSLWADAWRKLRRRPLFIVSSLLILLLVTVALFPGLFTSVEPNNDCQLSNSEGAPTAGHPLGFTLQGCDVYSRVIHGTQASLSVGVLSVLAVVIIGVTLGALAGYYGGWLDAVLARLGDIFFALPIILGALVITQLPLFRENRSVWTVVLTISLLAWPQMARITRGAVIEVRNADFVTAARSLGVSKFGALVKHALPNALAPVIVLATLELGVFIVLEATLSFLGVGLPGSVMSWGNDISAANASIRTNPGILLYPAAALSITVLSFIMLGDAVRDALDPKSRQR, encoded by the coding sequence ATGACCAGTAATACTGAACACTTTGTGGCTCCTGTCGAGGAGACACCGCTGCTGGCAACTGACGCTGTCAAGACAGATCAGGCGCCCCTGAGCCTCTGGGCTGATGCGTGGCGCAAGCTACGCCGCCGCCCCCTCTTTATCGTTTCCTCGCTTCTGATCCTCCTCCTGGTGACGGTTGCGCTGTTCCCGGGACTCTTCACAAGTGTTGAGCCGAACAACGACTGCCAGCTCTCCAACTCTGAAGGTGCGCCCACTGCCGGGCACCCGCTTGGCTTCACCTTGCAGGGCTGCGACGTTTACTCCAGGGTCATTCATGGAACCCAGGCGTCTCTGTCCGTAGGTGTCCTGTCCGTACTCGCCGTCGTCATCATCGGTGTCACTCTGGGTGCGCTGGCCGGCTACTACGGTGGGTGGCTTGACGCGGTCCTGGCCCGCCTCGGTGACATCTTCTTTGCCCTTCCGATCATCCTCGGTGCTTTGGTCATCACGCAGCTTCCCTTGTTCCGTGAGAACAGAAGTGTCTGGACCGTGGTCCTGACCATATCCCTGCTGGCGTGGCCGCAAATGGCGCGTATCACCCGAGGTGCGGTCATCGAAGTGCGCAATGCAGACTTTGTCACCGCCGCCCGGTCGCTGGGTGTCTCCAAGTTCGGTGCCCTGGTGAAGCATGCTTTGCCGAACGCACTTGCCCCGGTGATCGTGCTGGCAACTCTGGAATTGGGTGTCTTCATTGTTCTGGAAGCCACCCTGTCATTCCTGGGTGTCGGCCTGCCCGGCAGCGTGATGTCGTGGGGCAATGACATCTCCGCGGCCAATGCGTCCATCCGTACCAACCCGGGCATTCTGCTCTACCCCGCAGCCGCCCTGTCCATCACCGTCCTGAGCTTCATCATGCTTGGCGACGCCGTCCGCGATGCTCTTGATCCCAAGAGCCGTCAGCGCTAA